The following proteins come from a genomic window of Pseudomonas cichorii:
- a CDS encoding DEAD/DEAH box helicase family protein: MPDFNLKAFQAEAANTIVQRYAFFANHPYRPSKGPKPRPFFQALSALTGAGKTPILAQAVTLMRSHFASEPIVFWMSKAKPVVAQTYVNFSAGGKYSEIVEGFRVINISQLTPHHIEDSATPLMIMATTGLFNNKDQSEGALNVYKKDADLFGNSSPWERLISRASNGKRRPLLIVYDEGHNLSEQQTDILSELEPDAYLLASATLKLPNNFHKGVIQPIKLWVEESGDDHEQFERLKSIDSDGQPNAQLFVTTAVSSEKVVSAELVKKAIQFDGTTGAMEKSLDDLHKRLSSIEAEINARGLSFSPKAIYVCKTNIADDGEKDDHSKPFLLRKAPPIRIWRYLVEEKGISPEDIAIYANLAFMDGNKPDEVNLFSKGEKDFEDFQAGDFKHIIFNLSLQEGWDDPGCYLAYIDKSMGSSIQVEQIIGRVLRQYGAKHYDNALLNSAHFFLRVDNQSVFTASINAVKEKLRAEGAPIEIVDNFGGAAGAVDDLHLKDGLEVALHQVHVDASEACNRIAEIVGDFPTFTENTPDTQGQAHTATQIVDLESLNKDSSLEWMQGGNTNPVRLRWLVNTALRARSTRALAVTDLKHPKFDCRVQIHSAAERYAEKLAAEIVDAYYSNSELAYESGAPFQFGAIRVPRNGTTYVNSIYEKYSGLNKFEAPFADSLDKAGFPWHRNSSSGGFHIPLLTEGDAGSFYPDFLVWKSGLVYCLDTKGGHLLSDAVARKLFDIQEDGRSKVLVRFITEGKQTELRGKCLKGGYTVWKMKSGTPTPIHVADLDKAVKECLK, from the coding sequence ATGCCTGATTTTAATCTTAAGGCTTTTCAAGCTGAAGCAGCGAACACCATAGTACAACGGTATGCGTTTTTTGCTAATCACCCCTACCGTCCGAGTAAAGGGCCTAAGCCTAGACCTTTCTTTCAAGCACTGTCTGCGTTAACAGGGGCGGGCAAGACGCCAATTTTGGCTCAGGCAGTAACCTTGATGCGCTCGCATTTTGCATCTGAGCCAATTGTATTTTGGATGTCTAAAGCAAAGCCTGTAGTTGCTCAGACCTATGTAAATTTCAGTGCGGGCGGAAAATACTCGGAAATCGTAGAGGGTTTTCGAGTAATCAATATTTCGCAATTAACACCCCATCATATCGAAGACTCAGCCACACCTTTGATGATCATGGCTACCACAGGACTCTTTAATAACAAAGATCAGTCTGAAGGTGCTCTGAACGTCTATAAAAAAGATGCTGATCTTTTTGGCAACTCATCGCCGTGGGAGCGGCTAATTTCGCGAGCATCTAACGGAAAACGTCGACCGCTGCTTATAGTGTATGATGAGGGGCACAATCTTTCAGAGCAGCAAACAGACATTCTCTCCGAACTGGAACCCGACGCCTACTTACTCGCTAGTGCTACTTTAAAACTGCCCAACAATTTTCACAAAGGAGTCATTCAGCCCATCAAGCTCTGGGTTGAAGAGTCAGGGGACGATCATGAACAATTTGAGAGACTCAAGTCTATAGACTCCGATGGCCAGCCGAACGCCCAGCTGTTCGTGACGACCGCTGTTAGTAGCGAAAAAGTCGTGAGCGCTGAACTCGTCAAAAAGGCAATTCAGTTTGACGGAACCACAGGTGCGATGGAGAAGTCGTTAGATGACCTCCATAAGCGACTATCGTCAATTGAAGCTGAAATTAACGCCAGAGGGCTGAGTTTTTCTCCAAAAGCTATCTATGTTTGTAAGACAAACATTGCTGATGATGGAGAAAAAGATGATCATTCCAAGCCGTTTTTATTGAGAAAGGCACCGCCGATTAGGATATGGCGTTATCTCGTCGAGGAAAAAGGTATATCTCCTGAAGATATTGCAATTTATGCAAATCTGGCATTTATGGATGGAAATAAACCTGACGAAGTTAATCTCTTTTCAAAAGGCGAAAAAGACTTTGAGGATTTCCAGGCTGGCGATTTCAAGCATATAATATTTAACCTTTCTCTCCAGGAAGGCTGGGATGACCCAGGTTGCTATCTTGCCTATATCGATAAAAGTATGGGGTCCTCAATCCAGGTTGAGCAAATCATAGGCCGAGTTTTAAGGCAGTATGGAGCAAAGCACTACGATAACGCACTTCTTAACTCGGCCCATTTCTTTTTACGTGTCGATAATCAAAGTGTGTTTACCGCTTCAATTAATGCGGTAAAGGAGAAGCTGAGGGCAGAAGGTGCTCCAATTGAAATTGTTGATAATTTTGGTGGGGCAGCTGGTGCAGTTGATGATTTGCATCTGAAAGATGGTTTGGAGGTTGCTCTGCATCAGGTGCACGTCGATGCTAGTGAAGCGTGTAACCGGATCGCTGAAATCGTTGGTGATTTCCCCACCTTCACTGAAAACACCCCGGACACTCAAGGTCAAGCCCATACTGCGACCCAGATAGTTGATCTGGAGTCACTGAATAAGGATTCAAGTCTAGAGTGGATGCAAGGTGGGAATACTAATCCAGTACGCTTGCGCTGGCTTGTTAATACAGCATTAAGAGCACGTTCTACCCGGGCATTGGCTGTTACTGATCTGAAACACCCTAAGTTCGATTGTCGAGTACAAATACATAGCGCAGCTGAAAGATATGCTGAGAAGCTGGCAGCTGAAATTGTAGATGCTTATTATTCGAACTCAGAATTGGCTTACGAGAGTGGTGCTCCGTTCCAGTTTGGGGCTATTAGAGTACCTCGTAATGGCACGACCTACGTCAATTCAATTTATGAAAAATACTCAGGTTTGAATAAATTTGAGGCGCCTTTTGCAGATTCTTTAGATAAAGCAGGTTTTCCTTGGCACCGCAACTCCAGCAGCGGCGGGTTCCATATCCCTCTTCTTACGGAAGGGGATGCGGGATCATTTTATCCTGATTTTTTAGTGTGGAAGTCTGGGCTTGTCTACTGCCTTGATACTAAAGGTGGTCACCTTCTAAGTGACGCAGTTGCCAGAAAGCTATTTGACATTCAGGAAGATGGTCGCAGTAAGGTTTTAGTGCGCTTCATTACTGAGGGCAAGCAAACTGAGTTGCGCGGGAAGTGTTTAAAAGGCGGCTATACAGTTTGGAAAATGAAGTCCGGCACTCCAACGCCTATTCATGTTGCCGATCTTGATAAAGCAGTTAAAGAGTGTCTTAAATAG
- a CDS encoding IS3 family transposase (programmed frameshift), producing MSNPRYPEEFKTQAVNQVTEKKLPVADVAARLGVSTHSLYAWIKRYSKPQEERQQDDDQHAELRRLRAELKRVTEERDNLKKGRRVLCQGVRLKYAFIKQRAGDYSIRRLCLTLKVHPSGYYAWLSEPQSARAKDDQRLLGLIKHSWLESGGVYGYRKIHDDLREVGEDCGRHRVARLMRLEGLRSQTGYRRRPGKYGGKPAVASPNLLKRQFDVVEPNKVWVTDITYIRTYEGWLYLAVVLDLFSRQVVGWSMKSQMTSDLAIDALLMAVWRRKPKQEVMVHSDQGSQYSSTDWRSFLKANNLVASMSRRGNCHDNAVAESFFQLLKRERIKRRIYTTRQDARSDVFDYIEMFYNAKRRHGFNNQLSPVEFEKRYAMSLQGV from the exons ATGAGCAACCCGCGTTATCCCGAAGAATTCAAAACCCAAGCGGTCAATCAAGTGACCGAAAAGAAGCTTCCCGTCGCTGACGTAGCGGCCCGTCTTGGTGTGTCGACGCATAGCCTCTATGCGTGGATAAAGCGCTACAGCAAACCTCAAGAAGAACGGCAGCAAGACGATGACCAGCACGCTGAACTGCGTCGACTGCGAGCGGAACTCAAGCGGGTCACTGAAGAGCGAGACA ATCTTAAAAAAGGCCGCCGCGTACTTTGCCAAGGAGTGCGGCTGAAGTACGCCTTTATCAAGCAGCGCGCGGGCGACTATTCCATTCGACGGCTTTGCCTGACGCTGAAAGTCCATCCCAGTGGTTATTACGCCTGGTTGTCTGAGCCGCAATCTGCACGCGCTAAAGATGATCAGCGATTGCTGGGTTTGATTAAGCATTCATGGCTGGAGAGTGGCGGAGTGTATGGCTATCGCAAAATCCATGATGATCTTCGCGAGGTCGGTGAAGATTGTGGTCGGCATCGTGTGGCGAGGCTGATGCGTCTTGAGGGGCTGCGCTCTCAGACAGGGTATCGACGACGCCCTGGAAAGTACGGAGGTAAGCCAGCAGTCGCCTCACCCAATTTACTGAAGCGCCAGTTCGATGTCGTAGAACCCAACAAAGTGTGGGTCACCGACATCACCTACATTCGCACGTACGAAGGCTGGCTGTATTTGGCTGTGGTGCTGGATCTGTTTTCTCGTCAGGTCGTTGGCTGGTCAATGAAGTCGCAGATGACCAGTGATCTAGCCATTGATGCGTTATTGATGGCGGTTTGGAGGCGTAAGCCGAAACAGGAGGTGATGGTTCACTCCGACCAAGGCAGCCAGTACAGCAGCACCGATTGGCGCAGTTTTTTGAAGGCGAATAATTTGGTTGCCAGCATGAGTCGCCGAGGCAACTGTCATGACAACGCCGTAGCCGAGAGCTTTTTCCAGCTTCTAAAGCGGGAGCGTATCAAGCGGAGAATCTACACCACGCGGCAAGATGCTCGTAGCGATGTGTTCGACTACATCGAGATGTTCTACAACGCAAAACGCCGGCATGGTTTCAACAATCAGCTGTCACCGGTAGAGTTTGAAAAGCGTTACGCAATGAGCTTGCAAGGTGTCTAG
- a CDS encoding bifunctional diaminohydroxyphosphoribosylaminopyrimidine deaminase/5-amino-6-(5-phosphoribosylamino)uracil reductase RibD gives MGAHVVSLQVDSFRGTAILNSMCQDSATKDEYQSNMPSLTSDADFMQLALAQGRLALPDCLPNPPVGCVLVKDNVVISQGHTQAPGLYHAEAMALSRLANDCSGVTAFVTLEPCSFHGRTPSCARALIHSGVDKVFVGLLDPDPRNSGAGIRMLRDAGITVVVGLLAEEAAEDLAGFLVSDTGESSDRDDQ, from the coding sequence ATGGGTGCCCATGTAGTATCGCTGCAAGTAGATAGTTTCAGGGGTACAGCGATACTTAATTCAATGTGCCAAGATTCGGCCACCAAGGATGAGTACCAATCGAATATGCCTAGTCTTACCTCCGATGCCGATTTCATGCAGCTTGCTCTTGCCCAAGGGCGCTTAGCCTTACCTGACTGCCTTCCAAACCCGCCAGTAGGTTGCGTGCTGGTAAAAGACAACGTGGTGATCAGCCAAGGTCATACACAAGCACCTGGGCTCTATCACGCGGAAGCGATGGCGTTAAGCCGATTAGCGAATGACTGCTCCGGGGTGACTGCATTTGTCACGCTTGAGCCATGCTCTTTTCATGGCCGAACTCCGTCATGCGCTCGGGCACTGATACACAGCGGGGTTGATAAAGTTTTTGTTGGGTTGCTTGATCCCGATCCGAGAAACTCGGGAGCGGGCATAAGAATGCTACGAGATGCAGGCATTACAGTCGTTGTCGGCTTACTGGCGGAGGAAGCTGCTGAAGACTTAGCTGGTTTTTTGGTAAGCGATACCGGTGAATCGTCGGATCGCGACGATCAGTAA
- the tnpC gene encoding IS66 family transposase, with protein MTSLPDLDPMTPEQLRALAAQLMSKIDTQDRKIHRDETIIEQLTHEIAILKRHKFAKRSEQISPAQGSLLDDLLNTDLEAIEAELKALHPAPSQAEPRQQPRRAPLPPQFPRTVIHHEPDNTQCTCGCQLQRIGEDVSEKLDYTSGVFTVEQHVRGKWACRQCETLIQAPVPPHVIDKGIPTAGLLAHVMVAKFADHLPLYRQEKIFGRAGLAIPRSTLAQWVGQTGVQLQPLVDALREVVLAQRVVHADETPVQMLAPGEKKTHRAYVWAYSSTPFSALKAVVYDFSPSRAGEHARNFLGTWNGKLVCDDFAGYKASFEQGITEIGCMAHARRKFFDLHIANKSQLAEQALHSIGGLYEVERHAKEMSAEGRWRLRQETAVPIAEKLHEWMLAQRELVPEGSATAKALDYSLKRWVALTRYLEDGAVPIDNNQIENLIRPWALGRSNWLFAGSLRSGKRAAAIMSLIQSARLNGHDPYAYMKDVLVRLPRHRASAISELLPHKWVPM; from the coding sequence ATGACTTCCTTGCCCGATCTCGACCCAATGACTCCTGAACAACTGCGCGCACTGGCTGCGCAGTTGATGTCCAAGATCGACACCCAGGACAGAAAGATTCATCGTGATGAGACGATCATCGAGCAACTCACTCACGAAATCGCCATTCTCAAACGCCACAAGTTTGCCAAGCGCAGCGAGCAGATCAGCCCGGCGCAAGGCAGCTTGCTCGATGACCTGCTCAATACCGACCTCGAAGCCATCGAGGCCGAGTTAAAAGCACTTCATCCCGCTCCCTCACAGGCAGAACCACGTCAGCAACCCAGGCGTGCGCCATTGCCGCCGCAGTTCCCTCGTACCGTGATCCATCACGAGCCGGACAACACTCAGTGTACTTGCGGCTGCCAGCTTCAGCGTATCGGCGAAGACGTCAGCGAGAAGCTGGACTACACGTCGGGCGTGTTCACCGTCGAACAGCACGTGCGTGGGAAATGGGCCTGCCGGCAGTGCGAAACACTGATCCAGGCGCCGGTGCCCCCTCACGTAATCGACAAGGGCATCCCCACGGCGGGCCTGCTTGCCCACGTGATGGTGGCCAAGTTCGCCGATCACCTGCCGCTGTATCGACAGGAAAAGATCTTCGGCCGTGCCGGCCTAGCCATCCCGCGTTCGACACTGGCGCAATGGGTGGGTCAAACCGGCGTGCAGCTTCAGCCCCTGGTCGATGCGCTACGCGAAGTGGTGCTGGCCCAGCGCGTGGTTCACGCCGATGAAACGCCGGTACAAATGCTGGCGCCCGGCGAGAAGAAAACCCACCGTGCTTACGTCTGGGCCTACAGCTCTACGCCGTTTTCGGCACTCAAAGCTGTGGTCTACGACTTCAGCCCCAGCCGTGCCGGCGAACATGCGCGTAACTTCCTGGGCACCTGGAACGGCAAGCTGGTCTGTGACGACTTCGCCGGCTACAAGGCCAGCTTCGAACAAGGCATCACAGAAATCGGCTGCATGGCCCATGCGCGACGCAAGTTCTTCGACTTGCATATCGCCAATAAAAGCCAGTTGGCGGAGCAGGCGCTTCACTCGATTGGCGGGCTGTACGAAGTCGAGCGACATGCCAAGGAAATGAGCGCCGAAGGCCGTTGGCGATTACGCCAAGAAACGGCGGTGCCCATCGCTGAAAAACTGCATGAGTGGATGTTGGCTCAGCGTGAACTTGTGCCCGAGGGTTCGGCCACGGCCAAGGCTCTGGATTACAGCCTCAAACGCTGGGTAGCGCTGACGCGCTACCTGGAAGATGGTGCTGTGCCCATCGACAACAATCAAATCGAGAACCTGATCCGGCCATGGGCGCTTGGGAGGTCGAACTGGTTGTTTGCGGGGTCGCTGCGAAGCGGCAAACGGGCGGCGGCGATCATGAGTCTGATCCAGTCTGCAAGACTCAATGGGCATGATCCGTACGCCTACATGAAAGATGTTCTCGTGCGTCTGCCGAGGCATAGAGCAAGTGCAATTTCGGAGCTGCTGCCGCATAAATGGGTGCCCATGTAG
- the tnpB gene encoding IS66 family insertion sequence element accessory protein TnpB (TnpB, as the term is used for proteins encoded by IS66 family insertion elements, is considered an accessory protein, since TnpC, encoded by a neighboring gene, is a DDE family transposase.) — MIRIDSIWLATQPMDMRAGTDTALARVVAVFGAAKPHCAYLFANRRANRIKVLVHDGVGIWLAARRLNQGKFHWPGIHRGLEIKLDPEQLQALVLGLPWQRVGAGGAITLL; from the coding sequence ATGATTCGTATCGACTCCATCTGGCTCGCCACCCAGCCCATGGACATGCGGGCCGGCACTGACACTGCACTGGCCCGGGTGGTTGCCGTGTTCGGTGCGGCGAAGCCGCACTGCGCCTACCTCTTTGCCAACCGCCGGGCCAACCGCATAAAGGTGCTGGTGCATGACGGCGTTGGTATCTGGCTGGCGGCACGGCGTTTGAACCAAGGAAAATTTCATTGGCCGGGCATCCATCGTGGGTTGGAGATCAAACTCGACCCCGAACAACTCCAGGCGCTGGTACTTGGATTACCCTGGCAACGAGTCGGTGCGGGCGGCGCAATTACATTGCTTTAA
- the tnpA gene encoding IS66-like element accessory protein TnpA yields the protein MRQRSSYPKPFKAQVVQECLQPGATISSVAIHHGINANVIRKWLPIYRDQSPATLPAFIPVQAAPKRATEETVIISLVLGDKSVTVKWPASDPDGCACFIRGLAQ from the coding sequence ATGCGCCAACGCAGCTCTTACCCCAAACCATTTAAAGCCCAGGTCGTCCAGGAATGCCTGCAACCTGGAGCGACGATTTCCAGCGTAGCCATCCATCACGGCATCAACGCCAACGTGATCCGCAAGTGGCTACCGATTTACCGGGATCAATCACCCGCAACTCTGCCGGCCTTCATCCCCGTACAAGCTGCACCCAAGCGCGCAACAGAAGAGACGGTGATCATCTCACTGGTTCTGGGCGATAAATCCGTCACCGTAAAATGGCCAGCCTCAGATCCGGACGGCTGCGCGTGTTTTATCCGTGGCCTGGCCCAATGA
- a CDS encoding helix-turn-helix domain-containing protein, translated as MRTLRKGLGLSQEALADAAEIDRSHMVKIERGERNVTFLNIVRIAAALSCKPSKLIEHA; from the coding sequence GTGCGTACCCTCAGAAAAGGGTTAGGCTTGTCTCAGGAGGCGCTGGCTGATGCCGCTGAAATTGACAGGTCGCACATGGTTAAAATCGAACGCGGTGAACGGAATGTTACATTCTTAAATATCGTAAGGATCGCGGCAGCGCTCAGCTGTAAGCCATCAAAGCTGATAGAACATGCGTAA
- a CDS encoding IS110 family RNA-guided transposase: MSELAMVGIDLGKHSFHLHGQDKTGRGVLRKKLSRQQMMQFFSNLPVCTVVMEACTGAHFVARQLMVMGHEAKLISPQFVRPYVKGNKNDFVDAEAICEAASRPSMRFVSPKTEAQQTLSVLHRLRESLVRDRTKTVNQMHGFLLEFGISLPRGLAIMKRLPVILTQHELPTRLMTLLDRLREHFNYLDGQIRDLDKELARQLADDDLGSRLLSIPCVGPITASLLAVEMGDGKQYACSRDFAASIGLVPRQYSTGGKATLLGISKRGDKNLRRLLVQCARVYLQQLKIQHGALADWVRSLQIRRHSNVVACALANKLARIAWAISAGHGVFNAGPDAVAI; encoded by the coding sequence ATGAGCGAGTTAGCAATGGTCGGGATTGATCTCGGCAAACACAGCTTTCATCTGCACGGTCAGGACAAGACAGGCCGGGGGGTGCTTCGTAAGAAACTCTCACGTCAGCAGATGATGCAGTTCTTCAGCAACCTTCCGGTATGTACCGTAGTGATGGAGGCCTGTACTGGAGCGCATTTCGTTGCTCGCCAATTGATGGTCATGGGGCATGAAGCCAAGCTGATTTCCCCTCAGTTCGTTCGCCCTTACGTCAAGGGTAACAAAAACGATTTTGTCGATGCCGAAGCCATCTGCGAAGCGGCATCACGTCCGTCCATGCGTTTCGTTTCGCCTAAGACCGAAGCCCAGCAGACGCTTTCGGTTTTGCATCGTCTACGAGAGTCACTGGTGCGAGACCGCACCAAAACCGTCAACCAGATGCATGGTTTCCTGTTGGAGTTCGGGATTAGCCTACCCAGAGGGTTGGCTATCATGAAGCGCCTGCCGGTCATCCTGACTCAGCATGAGCTGCCCACTCGTCTCATGACACTCTTGGATCGTTTGCGCGAACACTTCAACTACCTAGACGGCCAAATCAGGGATTTGGATAAGGAGCTGGCCCGCCAACTGGCTGACGATGATCTTGGCAGTCGTTTACTGAGCATTCCATGTGTCGGCCCGATCACCGCCAGCCTGTTGGCTGTGGAAATGGGCGATGGCAAGCAGTATGCGTGTAGTCGTGACTTCGCTGCATCTATTGGCTTAGTGCCAAGGCAATACAGCACCGGGGGTAAGGCCACTTTGCTGGGAATCAGCAAGCGCGGTGACAAAAATCTCAGGCGATTATTGGTTCAGTGTGCTCGAGTTTATCTTCAGCAATTGAAAATCCAGCATGGTGCGTTGGCAGATTGGGTTCGCTCGCTGCAGATACGACGGCACTCGAACGTGGTGGCCTGTGCCTTGGCCAACAAACTGGCTCGGATCGCTTGGGCGATCTCAGCTGGTCATGGAGTATTTAATGCAGGGCCAGATGCCGTGGCTATCTGA
- a CDS encoding restriction endonuclease, whose protein sequence is MPARTNHYQKLVKIINKELASADAKLTESAMLYDYEGKCEREVDILIESVISGCEIKIAVECTELSKPVGIRALESFKEKHRKLGINKTVVVSHSGFSKPAKEYAIANHIKTLTFNAARSENWSKHFAPLKKLAMYGRSYKLAQLAIDCSAELANSGFQFGLDTKVIINGALMDVGSFASKVWSESNVAQSHFKELRENELGGAQEPWAEITVELGKNHTFEDRNGARIQPDKLHIRMNYSSNYRELNPKPVEYDGKQYLAGGFFDKKKSEFAHFALTESSGQINGSMEFSSNLIPD, encoded by the coding sequence ATGCCAGCCAGAACTAATCACTATCAAAAACTAGTCAAAATAATTAATAAAGAGTTAGCCTCAGCAGATGCGAAGCTGACGGAATCTGCAATGCTTTATGATTATGAAGGCAAGTGTGAGCGTGAAGTGGATATTCTAATAGAAAGCGTAATTTCTGGCTGCGAAATCAAGATAGCAGTGGAATGTACTGAACTTTCTAAGCCTGTTGGAATTAGAGCGCTCGAAAGCTTTAAAGAAAAGCACAGAAAACTTGGAATCAATAAAACTGTCGTGGTGAGCCACTCAGGATTTTCTAAGCCCGCGAAAGAGTACGCCATTGCAAATCATATTAAAACCCTAACATTCAATGCAGCCCGATCAGAAAACTGGTCAAAACACTTCGCACCACTCAAAAAACTGGCAATGTATGGACGCAGTTATAAACTAGCCCAGCTTGCCATAGACTGCAGTGCTGAGCTTGCCAACTCCGGTTTTCAGTTCGGCTTAGACACGAAAGTGATTATAAATGGGGCGTTGATGGACGTGGGGAGTTTTGCCTCAAAAGTCTGGAGCGAAAGCAACGTTGCCCAATCTCACTTTAAAGAGTTAAGAGAGAATGAATTGGGCGGCGCCCAAGAACCCTGGGCCGAGATCACAGTAGAATTAGGCAAAAACCATACCTTTGAGGATCGTAATGGCGCGCGTATTCAACCAGACAAACTCCATATTCGTATGAACTACTCATCAAACTATAGAGAGCTCAATCCAAAGCCAGTTGAATACGATGGCAAGCAATACCTTGCAGGCGGTTTTTTCGATAAGAAAAAATCTGAATTTGCACATTTTGCACTAACTGAAAGCTCTGGACAAATAAACGGCAGCATGGAGTTTAGCTCTAACTTAATACCTGATTGA
- the tnpB gene encoding IS66 family insertion sequence element accessory protein TnpB (TnpB, as the term is used for proteins encoded by IS66 family insertion elements, is considered an accessory protein, since TnpC, encoded by a neighboring gene, is a DDE family transposase.): MMHPDVKVEKVYLYPKPVDFRKSIDGLAALVEPDVKVAVFDPVLFVFLNKPRNRVKILYWERNGFCLWLKRLESEHFKTSPDPADEAIILSIQELNWLLDGSDLWRNRPHQVLMPRYVA, translated from the coding sequence ATGATGCATCCCGACGTCAAAGTCGAAAAAGTCTATCTCTACCCCAAACCGGTGGATTTCCGAAAGTCCATTGACGGTCTGGCCGCTCTGGTAGAACCGGATGTCAAGGTAGCGGTGTTTGACCCCGTACTGTTCGTCTTCCTCAACAAGCCCCGCAACCGAGTCAAGATTTTGTATTGGGAGCGCAACGGCTTCTGTCTTTGGCTCAAGCGCCTGGAGTCCGAGCATTTCAAAACATCGCCTGATCCCGCGGATGAGGCGATTATCCTCAGTATTCAGGAACTGAATTGGTTGCTCGACGGTTCCGATCTCTGGCGTAACCGTCCTCATCAAGTTTTGATGCCGCGTTACGTGGCGTGA